The region CGAGCATCGCCGCCGTGGCCGCCTCCGGCACGCCGTGGCCCACCACCTGGAAGAATCCCACCGTCTCCGCGGCCTCCTTCACCTGCGCGACCACCGCGGCTCGTGTGGTGCCCGCGGCGGACAGGTCGATAACCGGGACGGTGAAGCGGTGAGGTTGCGGCGCGGAGTCGGGGAGGGACTCGGGCGGGTGGTGGAAGATGGACGGGACGGCGGTGACGCCcccgtcggcgaggcccttgacgccCGCCCTGGTGTCGTCGAACGCCTTGAGGTCGAGGGCGCGGAGGTGGTCGGCGGAGGCCATGGACGCCGGTGCTGCGGTGCTTGCTGCTCCTTTGAATTCTTGAGTTTGTGCGTGCCACAAGTGGAGTCGTGGCGCTCTCTTTATCGAACGTGTAGTGGCTGCACATATATTCTTCTGATTAAAACATTTTGCTGCCGCGTCACCAGCCACTAAAATTTTGATTCTGTGCAAACAAAAGCTAGCGAATATCAAGAAATAATAGCCTGAAACGTAGTGCGCATTTGTTTGCTTATTATATACTTGTGGAGTATAAGACAAgattttactccctccattccggtttataaggctcaattcaaaaatctcatcaaccaaggtagatggtgagtggtggaatactttttgtagtttgcaaaagcacctaattaatgcttttgtttttctcaaaaaattatgtttatcaatgcattaattgcaatgcatgcatgcataaagtacatgcattggtcaattttctctcaatatttgcatgcaatgatttaatgcaccttgaaatctgaacatgtgatgggaaacaatcaaattgagccttataaaatgaaaaaactaaaattttgagataagccctataaactgaaaaagagggagtactatactagcaATATTTATGCAATATATACATGGCACAAAATATTAATTTAGATATTTATATTTGAAAAATACTTATTTATGATTGTGATTTTTATATCACATAGATCAATAACTGATCAACTATAcggcatgtatttgaaaaatacttATTTATGATTGTGATTTTTTTTATATCACATATATTAATAACTGGTCAACTATACGGCATGCGCAATAGTTTCTTTTGCAAATATAACGTTGCGTAGTACTCCTACGTATCACGTCCAGAAATAAGAGACCAATGTCTCACCGAGCCTCCTCAGAGAGCTCAGGCGATTCTGGCCGTCGGATCGTACTGCTTGATGCATTTTCGGCCGTTGGGTCCAGAGATGGGAGGAGTTGGGTCGTCGGATCTCAAGATGGCACTATAGAAATGAATAGTATTTGATTCTAACTGCCTCCACGCGTTGCCTGTTACTCTGTTTGTTTGATAGGGCCTCGCTGACATGCGGGTCCCGTCGCGGGTGGGCCCTATTTGTCAGCGACCGTGTCTGTGGCTCCAGCGCGTCGCGTCCACCGACGGTAAATATCCCCTGCCACCGCACGTTATTTCCTACCCCCACCGAGGGTATTTCGGTCTTTTCGCTTCCAGGGTCGTGCGTGGCATGCGGTGGTTGGCTCGTGCGGCTATGGGGTGGGGGAGGGCGGCGGCCCATCCTTTCGTGCTCTCATTCGTCCCCCTCGTCCACTTCCCTGGCATAGCCGCCGCTCGTCCTCCTCTCCCCCTCGTTCCTCACGACCGCTGATgtgcctccctcctccttcccatgGAATCTCCATCGGCCCTTCCTCGTGCTCAAGATGTGGAGGGGCAACAGGCGACGGTGGAGGAGAAGATCCACGACCAGCTGCCGCCGGTCATCCTCCTACCGCGCCGACCCGCGtatcctctccctctcctcgcgccgccgccggcccccgATCCCGTGCCTCCAGCCCTGGTTCGAGTGCGCGGCGCCCTTCGGCGTCGACGATCGACAGGGCGAGATGGCGCCCGCCGCCAGTCCCCAATCCCGCGCCTCCCGCCCCTGCTTCGCGCATACGACGAAACAACCGTTGGTGTGGTAGCGGCCTTCGGCGACGAGGAGGCCCAGGGCGACACGGCCTGCGGTGGCGTTGGTGCTCCTCAGTGCAACCACTCCGATGACTGCCAGGTGAGCCATTCCCCAAGTCGCTTGTGCTTTCTCTCAATTGGATTGGCCCTGGCTAATTGATTTCGGATTTCTGTTGCCTGCAGATCCGTTGTTCTTGTGGTCGTTGGGCTGGATTGGTTGTCGCACTCATCGGTCTATGGGTAAGCCTCGTTTTGACCCGGTTTTGTCTGCTTTAGTTGAGCCATGATCTTGACACTTGTTTTGCTGCCGACTGGTCTATTCTTTGTAGGAGCTCCTTTTGGTGAACCCTCTTGTCTGCTCATTGTTGGATCTATGGCAGCCTCCCTGTCTTCGTCCAGGGACTTACAGGTCGACCCCTCTTCTCCTTCTATCTGCTGTTGTTCCTTTCCGTATCTAGGTTAGTGCTCGTGTGCGTGTATATTTGATGTTGAGATCGGTAAACTGTGGTTGTCGTTCATGTAGATGTGCACAGAGTGTCTTTCTTTGTTGTGTTATATTGGTGGAGACAAAGAGTGCTATCAACTGGTTGTATTTTAGTGGTTTTATTTCCCTTTTTGTTTCTTTGTGGTTTACAGGAGTGTGCTTTGGCTGGATGCTACTAAGGCTGGAATTTTTTCCTCATTTGCACATGGGTGCTTCGTGCTTGGTGGTTTTTTTCTTTTCGTTCAATTGGCATGGCCTACTAATGTGTGTGCTGGCCCTGCGTGTCCTATGTCATTCCAGTGGCGTCAGTTTGTGAGGATTGAATGATGGGCGTCAGTTTGTGAGGATTGAATGATAGAACATGCTGGTCATAGTGTGTTGCCAGGAAGGTGTGGATGCAATAAGACATGTGCCCTTTAGTTTAGTCTGGGTTTTTTTAGGGGTTTTGGTTTAGTCTGGTACATTTGAATTAGTCTGCTTGTCCGTGTCCATTTAGTCTTTTGCTTTTGGTTGGCACTTTAAGGGTTGTTTGCCGAGAAACAGAGATTTGTTTCTCCATTCACACATGGTAAGCAGAGGTTGGATTTGTTTGTGTTGGATTGATGCATGTGAAAGAGTCAGGCCAGCAAGTAGTTGTACTGTATGAAGATGCGGCGGAGCAAGTtagtagtactacaatagtgggctatatgtggaggaaagagaggcaaggaaaaagtgaagaagtgggctctcatgcaagagccagcctctactacatggtggagcattgggagaggcaccttcatggaggtggtcaggaatcgggagactcacgccagtcgtagcgccgcagttaaaatgataatggcaagtcaaatcacggggccccacctgtcctgcAGTAACTCGCtgacaaatcacacaaccctacgtttgcagcagcctactccctcatcttctcacgtctctgtcaaaccgactaggcggaactgccccgcctaccgcgcaggaaaagccccaccctcgacttttaaatacaactacatctggttaagaatccaatgatctactttttgtgacatagtaactcgtatttagttagtcaaatggatgacctagaactacgtgcacgccctataaaccgagacgcctaaaaataaaaaaccgagacggagagggtagttcaacacgtatctttttagatcaatatagttgggattcaccaaggagcaaaaccaagtggtaggctgctcctgtcgtgttggcgtagcaactcaagcagggtcagtccgcacacgaaatggaaacacacttaacaggacccctttggccgacatgtggctcacccaccgtcttgttccatgtgtgatgcaccaaattatagttcggagcagcggttagaattggaggcaccccggtcgtagcgccgcagtagtagaaaatgagcgataaggggtcaaatcacaaagccccacctttaccgcattaagctggacggacgaagcaaccatcatttcactctagggcgcaagagcataaagaaaagagaaaacaatgatgcatgcggcagctacctagggtaggggtctccactacagatccttttttttaaaagcgcctccactacaaatcggcttctccctcgtcctcttgaagaaaaccgatgatgagtgcggcggtagggtttgtaggagtactacggtgtgcagggccacgtcgtagtaaatgggttcgagtcgacgccttaaatatgtgtgggccgcttggttttacgggaaggaggcagcattttgggttcggggaccagtggagatatagtacgtacaaaaaattgttgacgtaggttcgaccgaaaggcaatgatgatggGCCCtggattttgatatacccggggccgcgtgaaattgctactctactcaaaactagtaaggtacacatgcattggacgtatgagattttgaaaccaaattatgaataaatacacactatagcatgtaaagctttgagtcatatatgcatgatgtagatgttcgtttagttcttatagttcatctcattcaaaatcaattagttttataaaaatgttaagattcatggggttatgcattgtaaagcataaagcaaaaaacaaataatggcaattcatttagaaaaaaatcaattatgatacagaatattcttgaacaaaggagaagtgcttgtgttttgagttttgtgcattatgcttaagttcaaccatggagtcttctaaattgtacatgtggcagatctggtggaatgttgataatatccaacagccagtagtgctcggatttgccatctctgcactgtcggattagcttcatccagcgaccatctttcaaagttattgacacactatatagttcttgtgccatagttgcatgttttggaaaaaaactactagtgggttgtactatctatttagaaatagaagatgtatacatggaagttgtagggaaagagatgacatggagcatctcaatttctATGACTAGGAATTGGAAAAgatatgtcatttggttcacatcataggaacttttctattgaatctagagatgacatgtatctcaattcctatgaggagggatgagaaaagagatgtaatttggttcatatcataggaacttttctattgaatatacgctaaagtttattttcctttgaaattaagggagtataggaatccattcgtatgaaccaagtggctccaaagttatagaaatgatatcatgtttatttcctttcaaatgtggagtatatgaatctattcctatgaactaattggctctaaaggaaaaaattctataaaaatcatatcatatagagttcctatgatattcctcgacaccaaaggatggttgaaattgttgcgggtgatatgatggtctttctttgtagactcctcccccatctttatagttacctcttgaagatgaatgaaatgatatacacAGGGTATTcttcatgtgcaatttggtacacgaaaacttggtaaaagtttgcgaggttcgaattttcaataaatctatatgcattgcatttcggaacggagggagcatatggcagttgctaacactcacgtggaagatttgtgtgtaggaggagtggttgttctgttaaatgacatggcaaaactgacactgccggatgccgatctaacggttcttacggcgttcgtcgggaaaaggcttgtggcgaatgtttttcggataatgatttacggacacatgtattgcattgatacgtgcccccctctctctctcacgcacacgcaccctcacgagtcacgactctcccgagtcctctcgtagactcacacgtcgcacccaccgtctatctgcaggtagacgtcatgcacatatgtgctcttcacgccctaccctcagaacttctaaaaaacaaaagacgtcgcacacattttattttagctcacacgtcacacacttatactattactcttgaggCGAACGTTCTTTCGGcacagtatattgtactctcacgaagagaagcggtgcacgcacgcactagttctctcacacccactcgtaggtacacgtaggagcgcatttttttgaagctggtacaacaatatcactccactatatatataagcaggtgccttacacttgctttactagggttcctctcgttcactctctcatgctctctagatctaagcaagacataggtggccacactctctctcagctcacagttggtcacaaatccggccggacaaccttgaccggggcaggggtgtaggtgcaccgtttacgctgtcgtcggcggcgagggaggagatcaACGACTGCCCGCGCATCCCGATCGGtggccgtgccattctctccgagagagcgtcggctcgggagggcctccgaccccttcttcctccctgcggtattgtggccaagatgcggcctcccaacgccgtctttgccacatgtcgatgaccctcgggtatatattccttcgaaacctgccttgctctactgccccagctcccttcgtgttgatctttttctacttccatccgctgttccaaagccacctagactttactattattagaggtaaagctagttcatacagtcgactctaagagttggttcaaacagggaagaaagtgggaaagttatagcatgcatctaggacttggttctaagaggaaatgggggaaagtggtagatactggctacccagccggtctcttggttgaaaagacgaagaaagcatggtggatggcgaagggtggggggaagtggacctatctcttggttgaaaaacgaaagaaagtgacgggtgttgggggacaaaataatgagaatgagcaggtctagatttcctgtgctcacataggaaatgtcaccgagataaaaaatgggacaaatgcagacatgctgcctgagtgtttgccactCTCGGcggccacatctgcctcaccactttatgcccctgtccctacgcccatatcgctaccgttaatgtaaaatcacatgaagcattaagcaataccacctaatgtcactataagtaatggtctagtgccgtcgataaattgaagcaatgccaccaccattttatgaagtgcttccgtcttgctttatttcccatgaattatgtttttgcagttacacttaaatctcacacagctaacattgcttcatcccagtggaactgcacaaatttgattgcacatttactgagcatgtgctactctcatgacagtaatactaatgctattgttctgcatgttaatctagtggcattgttgatgtgatgtggtgctacttacttaaggactcttcatactgtcaatctagtgccaattataacacaatagatgttgatgttaatcatacgccactgcaaatatctgtcactgtttaaataaccgtatttcgtatttgtgcaaacagggatgtctatctccatatcgttttgggatgtttgcctccgtatcatttctatccgcgcaagataaagcacacacctcagttttagtagaactgcgcaaaatgagatggctatccctcgttgtcgtcgtctaacctccagtcttcaaggtattcctacattggtagtaactaaggtagaatgaccaacggaatctaaaagaagttgattcgtacattttacttcctggttgcagtgcagggacgagtgaaaacaactgcatcctagtccggaatgcactttctaccagttcatccatggaccgaggactagctggcacggctgcacggcggtttattggacaggtgcgcggacaagaggcattgtggtctgcttatttctgcaaatagcggtgcttaaatttagtggaatgcataagaatttcacctggtcagtacactacatggttcaattTAGCATTCcaactgagaccacaattataattagttattatggaatgagagaacctaaccctggatggtggcaacaagaaaaaaccagagtgaacttcaggaaatttaagcctgccgggaggccctttgctcagagaagccttgcttgttttttcctgatttgtaaaccttctcacaactttgtattttgttgtgaactagtatatgtttgttatgttctatggatcattgagatgtataaaattgcttaacttatgattttcaagttttttatgaagacgagtttaatgtgagtgttccacatgagcgctggactagcgtgtgaacgtttggaatttacattgtggcctcagttaactgcatgaaccactgtaacaaggtacatagttgcttatatgtcagacagcagattgttgattgttagctggtcgatagcctagtgttgaagccagctgagccaatgtgctgtgttttgcacaactgcttacaagtggggtagcaccaacagtgtttacaagtacttatgtatacgtcggtgcacagttcttgaatgagtgctctatttcatcaaaacacacactgctcgtatgataaaccgtgacaacttatgtcttaccatgccatattcatgaaaaaactagtgaggacgcatctgtttcggcaacaattacaatggttctcacatgattcacgggcacacaaaagtagcagcaattcccatagacagattcaaatagagtactagccccagaggggtcgataacaggcaaggttcggataattagacacaatccaaactactattaaacactagctggggcaactatttcatgcctcgatctaatttgggctggacacaagacggaccttgccatgaacatcatctaggacgtcccgcagcagctcaatcctgtgaaccttcatgaagacaaccttgtggccttgccactgatgaacttgtttgtggaggcatgccacgtcatcttcctgcgtaagcttgacaagaacagtatgcctcacaaacaaaggagtagctttgaacatcttgtgcttcagtacaccctggacaacacgcctggaaACAGTGAGGCTggcatacaactcttcattggtataaccgcaaatggcttccaggatccaacagcctaagatccctgttttcccagtgcgtatattcaggccatccgcctcatagcgagtgacatgtacaaccacacaatccttgtctgcatcaaggCTCTAAttaaaacagaaacaaattctgaattacttttcagtataagaaacacaatttatttaaaccactatgtatagcatggcatcgaagctaataaaattttgcattattaatcaccacatacttagatgaaaaaccacaatcgagatcggcaaagaagaaaatcaccttggcagctcagcgggggggacacatcctcgaagggggaaaactgctcctgcagtgtcacgggggttgtaacctcaaacggggcgttgaccatctcagtattaGCCctaagcgtatctggggtcggctcggtggctgcctccatcttcttggagctctctgtctcgtggggatcagcctcccgcgtctgctccaatattggcagatctttgcctggttctccttggtccatcatgaaactgacgaatactaggataccactgaaaggaaaacacaatcgcaatgacaatgaaacaaaaaagagagtgaggatcggttactgctttgcaaaagttctttttttctctgaacgaaaatataccaacatcacggatccgcttaccttcccttctttgggagagaagaacagtggcagatgagagtgttgcctttcttgaagacggtgagggagaaggggattcagcgaagagtgaaatgatggttgctttgtctgtcaaacttagactgcagggaggtggggttttgtgatacgatagcTCGTTACTgttgcgctacgaccggggtgactctttgCCTGCAtattgccttctaatttggtggatggcatttaggcccgcgcgctgcatgaccCGCatatcggtgaacaaaagtataacggcattcagtagagggagacgtttcaatgacctaggaggagccagaaggggtagagtgtctccactgtactagtagtaattggttttctcggtagctgtagagtgtctccactttactagtagtaattgtttctctaggcccaagacaaaacagcccatccacactagtaaatagtaaaatcaattcaaaagcccatatatttactgaatgagaggcgctacccacacccagcacaccgccccccaaaaaaacctaggtgctcttcttcctcctcgctcccacccacctcacgtcagctcgctccactcgtacccccaaattcctcacctcactcctacagaaaaccccagctccccttcttcctcactactacaaaaaaaaccagctccccttcttcttcactcgcactacaactaggctcgtcattcgttactctgctcaaatccgtgagcgcgacgcggcaccctcgaggaaaatggagtcggctgacccccagcgccaagaagatgatgctcccgccagcggcgacgcctgttgtagatcccgcacccggcagcgcggggagaagcagcgaccccacccccaccagatcccaggaacccatagaatctcgggtggaccgcatcagcgatctcccggacgctgtccttggggagatcatctcgcttctcccaccaaggattgcttccgcacccaagtcctctcaattcggtggcgccctctatggcgcgccgtgccccttaatctcgactgtcgtcagctatctcccttcaatgattttgaaatccccagagccatcatctcctcccacaagGGCTCCATCCAAAGCCTcttcatcccgtcatgctacctgagcaagcataccatgccctgcacggtggacgcctggctgaaatcccctgaattcacagaactacagctgcttgagttctactattcccctggaaatcacataccacacaccgaacgccatgaacttgtgccctcagcaccgatatccatctcgcggttttcttcctctctccacaccaccacctttgcgcggtgctacctaccagacaatctggtactaaaccttcaactcccatttctcaagaaactttcacttgtgcaggttcgtatatcggaggcctcattgcacagcatcatccactccagttgccctgccctggagtgcttagtgcttgttttcacagttagaatcggttgtctccaaataaagtcgcctaaccttgtaagagttggaatttcttttgacggaaggcagctcatcatccaagaagccccttcacttcaaagattgatccttgattctagttattccccgttgcaaataaccgtcctctctgcgcctaaactagaaACCTTGGGcgtaatacatgatctttgtgctcatttcaatatggtgtttggctccacagttcttcgggtactttatattatcatctacacttgtaaccataagctgcattttaaatttctatgcataatttatatatcatcttggagtacacattttgtactaatattatgttctatgctcaatgaagagcttctccatggatggcctatcaatggtgctggattctgtcaagatcttatatatccaaatgaatagttttgatttgaacaagattattggcttgctgcaatgctttccatgtctggagaagttgtatataaaggtgataatttcacgcacattggaagcccgcatatagtgtactagatttaaccgttcagctgttgctctttcgacactctttttttagaccttaactattttcaatcttcatgtctatttaggcaataggACGAGGTAAGAAAGttgtaaccaatcggtggattcataagcatcgggattttctcacttctcgtgagatttgattgaagacaataacgctagaatgatATGTAACCAactgtgcaaacactagatttgtcacattcttcctgctgaatgcgaggttactattgtccatcaggcttaagtttatcagcagcatggttttgacggatgggtatgtcgaagagcaaaaaaaggagtttcaggtgggtaaAAGAGTTTctaaacgtgccgggcttctatttacaagatattgtggtcataatccagtaaattttacgacccaggatgttcattctatggacctgaccgatccatttgactgtgactgccgaaaacagtgctggagttagatgttgttgcccttttcaacctgggtttttttgtaaacctgatgaacaattaaccatcgtgcttttgtacagtttgtaagctggagttagacgttcctgcccttttcaactcggttgtgactgtcatattttctttaaaacaaggcaaatggctttccattcgtttaatttagagtaaaatattgtaacaaatccaaaccaagggaaataacatcactctcgccggctgcttgagctcactgtgcattacagaagccaag is a window of Triticum dicoccoides isolate Atlit2015 ecotype Zavitan chromosome 2B, WEW_v2.0, whole genome shotgun sequence DNA encoding:
- the LOC119361880 gene encoding uncharacterized protein LOC119361880 → MESPSALPRAQDVEGQQATVEEKIHDQLPPVILLPRRPAYPLPLLAPPPAPDPVPPALVRVRGALRRRRSTGRDGARRQSPIPRLPPLLRAYDETTVGVVAAFGDEEAQGDTACGGVGAPQCNHSDDCQIRCSCGRWAGLVVALIGLWELLLVNPLVCSLLDLWQPPCLRPGTYRSVLWLDATKAGIFSSFAHGCFVLGGFFLFVQLAWPTNVCAGPACPMSFQWRQFVRIE